From the genome of Drosophila melanogaster chromosome 2L, one region includes:
- the l(2)gl gene encoding lethal (2) giant larvae, isoform K → MLKFIRGKGQQPSADRHRLQKDLFAYRKTAQHGFPHKPSALAYDPVLKLMAIGTQTGALKVFGQPGVELYGQHTLLNNSASELNVQLLEWVYGTGRILSLTAANQLILWEPVGATLLPIKTLPFDGKLKKVSSLCCSLSKDLLWIGTEGGNIYQLDLHTFTIKEPVIYHDVVLEQVPPAYKLNPGAIESIRQLPNSPSKLLVAYNRGLCVLWDFESASVQRAYIAPGHGQSVGLTVNFEGSEFTWYHADGSYATWSIDNPEPPSNVNYVPYGPDPCKSINRLYKGKRRSNDVIVFSGGMPRSAYGDHNCVSVHASDGHKVCLDFTSKVIDFFVTFENNRDVAEVLVVLLEEELCAYDLTDPNICAIKAPYLHSVHASAVTCNYLASEVVQSVYESILRAGDEQDIDYSNISWPITGGTLPDNLEESVEEDATKLYEILLTGHEDGSVKFWDCTGVLLKPIYNFKTSSIFGSESDFRDDAAADMSAEQVDEGEPPFRKSGLFDPYSDDPRLAVKKIAFCPKTGQLIVGGTAGQIVIADFIDLPEKVSLKYISMNLVSDRDGFVWKGHDQLNVRSNLLDGEAIPTTERGVNISGVLQVLPPASITCMALEASWGLVSGGTAHGLVLFDFKNFVPVFHRCTLNPNDLTGAGEQLSRRKSFKKSLRESFRKLRKGRSTRTNQSNQVPTTLEARPVERQIEARCADDGLGSMVRCLLFAKTYVTNVNITSPTLWSATNASTVSVFLLHLPPAQTAATAVPSASGNAPPHMPRRISAQLAKEIQLKHRAPVVGISIFDQAGSPVDQLNAGENGSPPHRVLIASEEQFKVFSLPQLKPINKYKLTANEGARIRRIHFGSFSCRISPETLQSMHGCSPTKSTRSHGDGEADPNISGSLAVSRGDVYNETALICLTNMGDIMVLSVPELKRQLNAAAVRREDINGVSSLCFTNSGEALYMMSSSELQRIALATSRVVQPTGVVPVEPLENEESVLEENDAENNKETYACDEVVNTYEIKNPSGISICTRPAEENVGRNSVQQVNGVNISNSPNQANETISSSIGDITVDSVRDHLNMTTTTLCSINTEETIEIRRKRVLVLL, encoded by the exons ATGTTAAAGTTTATCAGAGGAAAAGGGCAGCAGCCCAGTGCTGACAGACACCGCCTACAGAAGGACCTTTTTGCTTATCGTAAG acGGCACAGCATGGCTTTCCTCATAAGCCTTCGGCTCTTGCGTATGATCCAGTTTTGAAACTTATGGCAATAGGGACGCAAACAGGGGCTTTAAAAGTTTTCGGTCAACCCGGAGTTGAATTGTACGGTCAGCATACTTTGTTAAACAATTCAGCATCGGAGCTTAATGTACAATTACTTGAATGGGTGTATGGAACTGGTCGCATACTTTCGTTGACGGCAGCGAATCAATTAATTCTATGGGAGCCAGTTGGAGCAACGTTGCTGCCAATCAAAACACTACCGTTTGACGGCAAACTTAAAAAAGTTTCATCGCTGTGCTGTTCTCTCAGTAAGGATCTGCTATGGATTGGAACAGAAGGTGGAAACATCTATCAACTGGATTTACATACATTTACCATTAAGGAGCCTGTAATTTACCATGACGTTGTGCTAGAGCAGGTGCCACCAGCCTACAAGCTAAATCCTGGTGCAATTGAGTCAATCCGCCAACTTCCAAACTCCCCTAGCAAACTTCTAGTTGCATACAATCGCGGCCTTTGTGTTTTGTGGGATTTTGAAAGCGCATCTGTCCAGCGAGCATACATAGCCCCTGGACATGGACAGAGCGTTGGTCTTACAGTGAACTTCGAAGGATCTGAATTTACCTGGTACCACGCTGATGGTTCATACGCCACTTGGAGCATAGATAACCCAGAACCGCCGTCGAATGTTAATTATGTGCCTTATGGACCTGATCCATGCAAAAGCATAAATCGACTGTACAAAGGCAAGCGAAG ATCCAACGATGTAATTGTTTTTTCCGGCGGCATGCCACGGTCAGCATATGGTGATCACAATTGTGTGTCCGTTCACGCCAGCGATGGACACAAAGTGTGTCTTGACTTTACGTCTAAAGTGATTGACTTTTTTGTGACCTTTGAAAATAATAGAGATGTCGCTGAAGTTCTTGTTGTACTACTTGAAGAGGAACTCTGCGCTTACGATCTTACTGACCCTAATATTTGTGCTATCAAAGCGCCATATCTTCACTCTGTCCATGCATCAGCTGTCACTTGCAATTACCTTGCTTCTGAAGTCGTACAGTCGGTATATGAAAGTATTTTAAGAGCTGGAGATGAACAAGACATTGACTATAGCAATATTAGCTGGCCTATCACTGGCGGTACTCTCCCGGATAACTTAGAAGAATCTGTAGAAGAGGACGCGACTAAGCTTTATGAGATTTTGTTAACTGGTCACGAAGATGGTTCTGTTAAATTTTGGGACTGCACTGGAGTGTTGCTTAAaccaatttataattttaaaactagCAGCATTTTTGGAAGTGAGTCAGACTTCCGAGATGACGCAGCTGCAGATATGAGTGCGGAACAAGTCGATGAAGGAGAACCGCCATTTCGGAAATCAGGACTTTTTGATCCTTATTCAGATGACCCTCGTTTAGCAGTGAAGAAAATAGCATTCTGCCCAAAAACCGGACAACTTATTGTTGGTGGCACAGCGGGCCAAATAGTTATAGCCGACTTCATAGACTTACCCGAAAAAGTGTctttaaaatacatttcaatGAATTTGGTCAGCGATCGTGATGGATTTGTGTGGAAGGGTCACGATCAGTTAAACGTGCGATCGAACTTATTAGACGGAGAAGCAATTCCTACGACGGAACGTGGTGTAAATATATCGGGAGTACTGCAAGTTTTGCCGCCAGCCAGCATAACATGCATGGCACTCGAAGCAAGCTGGGGCCTAGTATCTGGTGGGACTGCGCACGGCTTAGTTCTCTTTGACTTCAAAAACTTTGTTCCAGTATTTCATCGCTGCACTTTAAACCCAAATGATCTTACTGGAGCAGGAGAGCAGCTGTCTCGTCGAAAGTCTTTTAAGAAATCATTGAGGGAGTCATTTAGAAAGCTTCGCAAGGGTCGATCGACCAGGACCAACCAGAGCAATCAAGTACCAACAACG CTGGAAGCAAGACCCGTCGAGAGGCAAATAGAGGCTCGTTGTGCAGATGACGGGCTAGGATCCATGGTGCGATGTTTACTATTTGCCAAAACTTATGTTACTAATG TCAACATAACGTCGCCAACTTTGTGGTCAGCAACAAATGCCAGTACAGTCTCGGTTTTCCTTCTGCATTTGCCACCAGCGCAGACCGCGGCAACTGCCGTCCCGTCGGCAAGTGGCAATGCACCACCACACATGCCCCGCCGAATTTCTGCGCAGCTTGCtaaagaaatacaattaaaacaTCGTGCTCCTGTGGTGggtatttctatttttgatCAGGCGGGTAGCCCTGTCGATCAGCTGAACGCCGGTGAAAACGGGAGTCCACCGCATCGTGTACTTATTGCTTCCGAGGAACAGTTCAAGGTGTTTTCACTTCCGCAACTAAAGCCGATTAACAAATATAAGCTTACCGCTAACGAAGGTGCTCGGATTCGCCGCATCCATTTTGGTTCGTTTAGTTGTCGCATATCCCCGGAAACACTGCAGAGTATGCACGGTTGTAGCCCAACTAAGTCCACGCGTTCACATGGCGATGGAGAGGCGGATCCTAATATCAGTGGAAGCTTGGCTGTAAGTCGTGGAGATGTATATAACGAAACAGCATTGATATGTTTAACGAATATGGGCGATATCATGGTTTTATCAGTACCTGAATTAAAAAGACAGCTGAATGCCGCAGCAGTGCGACGGGAAGACATTAA TGGAGTTTCGTCACTTTGCTTTACAAACTCTGGAGAAGCACTGTATATGATGTCTTCTTCTGAACTGCAGCGTATTGCTTTAGCCACGTCCAGAGTCGTGCAACCCACTGGCGTTGTTCCAGTAGAACCATTAGAAAATGAAGAGTCTGTGTTGGAAGAAAATGATGCAGAGAATAATAAGGAAACCTACGCATGTGATGAAGTTGTGAATAcatatgaaattaaaaatccaTCAGGCATTTCAATATGCACAAGGCCTGCAGAGGAAAACGTTGGAAGAAATAGTGTTCAGCAAGTTAATGGAGTCAACATTTCAAATTCACCTAATCAAGCTAACGAGACTATCAGCAGCTCTATTGGCGATATTACCGTTGACTCGGTGCGCGACCATTTAAATATGACGACCACCACTTTGTGTTCTATTAATACAGAGGAAACCATTG AAATACGACGGAAACGAGTACTAGTTCTGTTGTAA